From Solwaraspora sp. WMMD1047, the proteins below share one genomic window:
- a CDS encoding glycosyltransferase — translation MNILLWHVHGSWTTAFVHGKHRYLVPVTPDRGPYGLGRARTYPWPDSVLEVSPERLGAEDVDLVILQRPEELELASEWLRRRVGRDLPAIYVEHNTPKHGDVPNSRHPMADRSDLLIVHVTGFNDLFWDAGSTRTTVIEHGIVPPTAGYTGELDRFAVVVNEPVRRWRVTGTDLLPRFAAIAPLDVFGMGVAELPDRLGLPPDRITVHADLPQHQMQAELGRRRAYLHLCRWTSLGLSLIEAMTIGMPVVVLAATEAVEAVPPDAGALSTRVETLLAAAQRLLDEPATARLQGRRARAAARRSFGLDRFLADWDRLLEEELCASR, via the coding sequence ATGAACATCCTGCTCTGGCACGTGCACGGCTCCTGGACCACCGCGTTCGTGCACGGCAAGCACCGCTATCTGGTGCCGGTCACCCCGGACCGCGGCCCGTACGGGCTCGGCCGGGCACGCACCTACCCGTGGCCGGACAGCGTGCTGGAGGTCAGCCCCGAGCGGCTCGGCGCCGAGGACGTGGACCTGGTGATCCTGCAGCGGCCGGAGGAGCTGGAACTGGCCAGCGAGTGGCTGCGCCGCCGGGTCGGCCGGGACCTGCCGGCGATCTACGTCGAGCACAACACCCCCAAACACGGCGACGTGCCGAACAGCCGGCACCCGATGGCCGACCGGTCCGACCTGCTGATCGTCCACGTCACCGGATTCAACGACCTGTTCTGGGACGCCGGCAGCACCCGGACCACGGTCATCGAGCACGGCATCGTCCCCCCGACGGCCGGCTACACCGGCGAACTGGACCGGTTCGCGGTGGTGGTCAACGAGCCGGTCCGGCGATGGCGGGTGACCGGCACCGACCTGCTGCCCCGGTTCGCCGCGATCGCGCCGCTGGACGTGTTCGGGATGGGCGTGGCCGAGCTGCCCGACCGGCTCGGACTGCCGCCGGACCGGATCACCGTCCACGCGGACCTGCCCCAGCACCAGATGCAGGCCGAGCTCGGCCGACGGCGGGCCTACCTGCACCTGTGCCGGTGGACCTCGCTCGGGTTGAGCCTGATCGAGGCGATGACGATCGGCATGCCGGTCGTGGTGCTGGCCGCCACCGAGGCGGTCGAGGCGGTGCCGCCGGACGCCGGTGCCCTCTCCACCCGGGTGGAGACCCTGCTGGCGGCCGCGCAGCGCCTGCTCGACGAGCCCGCGACGGCCCGGCTGCAGGGCCGGCGGGCCCGGGCCGCCGCCCGGAGGAGTTTCGGGCTGGACCGGTTCCTCGCGGACTGGGACCGCCTGCTGGAGGAGGAACTATGCGCGTCGCGATGA